A genomic window from Paenibacillus sp. FSL K6-0276 includes:
- a CDS encoding IS4 family transposase has product MGNLTQNSVLRKCLIRLKLCSFRCPLTDHYTKRLSVGSAIALLVEAQLQQRESLADIVLNLETNLDLQAFTGLSSIHESTLNRKLNAIPLAYLEWLFAQLTQELKAHQRGAKGIKHFGKLAPVDSTTFSLPKVLGDWAFYQDKTKGVKIHTRLLSLESGCHFPDEIVLSTVGVSDQQAVNRLVTKQDTTYIFDRGYVNYGNFRRWVEQAILFVARLKTKTKYTVLREREIPKEGLITRDADVEILDKVSGQLFQVRLVQFSDDEGKVYEVITNRQELTAQDIGEIYRCRWQIELFFKWIKQHLATVTFHNHHPNAIWVQCYIGMITALLCQLIQRETQTLLSPWNFLRKMRYYFARDWDSFVQTLDIEPTRRSKGRQKIPKPAEAPPRTGDKRETVKIIVS; this is encoded by the coding sequence ATGGGTAATTTAACGCAAAATTCTGTTTTACGCAAGTGTTTAATTCGCTTAAAACTTTGTTCGTTTCGGTGTCCGCTGACCGACCATTATACCAAAAGGCTTTCTGTCGGCTCAGCGATCGCCCTTTTGGTCGAGGCCCAACTCCAGCAACGGGAATCGTTGGCTGACATCGTACTTAATCTGGAAACGAACTTAGATCTTCAAGCATTCACGGGCCTTTCATCCATCCATGAGTCCACCTTAAATCGCAAACTGAATGCCATTCCTCTAGCCTATTTAGAGTGGCTGTTTGCTCAGTTGACTCAAGAATTGAAAGCACACCAACGTGGAGCCAAAGGCATCAAGCACTTTGGAAAATTAGCTCCAGTGGATTCCACCACGTTTTCTCTACCTAAGGTATTAGGGGACTGGGCCTTTTATCAAGATAAAACCAAAGGGGTAAAGATTCATACTCGGTTGCTCTCCTTAGAGTCAGGCTGCCATTTCCCGGATGAAATTGTGCTTTCTACTGTCGGTGTGTCGGATCAACAAGCCGTTAACCGTTTGGTCACGAAGCAGGATACGACGTACATCTTTGACCGTGGCTATGTCAATTACGGTAATTTTAGACGGTGGGTAGAGCAGGCCATACTCTTTGTTGCCCGTTTGAAAACCAAGACGAAATATACAGTGCTTCGGGAACGAGAGATCCCTAAGGAAGGCCTGATTACCCGAGATGCTGACGTGGAGATTTTGGACAAAGTCTCAGGACAACTCTTTCAGGTTCGTCTTGTACAGTTTTCAGATGACGAAGGTAAGGTGTACGAAGTCATTACCAATCGCCAAGAACTAACCGCACAGGATATCGGAGAAATCTATCGCTGTCGCTGGCAAATTGAGCTATTTTTTAAGTGGATTAAACAGCACCTGGCGACCGTTACATTTCACAATCATCATCCGAACGCGATTTGGGTCCAATGCTACATCGGGATGATTACGGCCTTGCTGTGCCAGCTAATTCAACGGGAAACACAGACATTGCTTAGCCCGTGGAACTTTCTGCGAAAGATGCGATATTACTTCGCGAGAGACTGGGATTCTTTCGTCCAGACTCTGGATATTGAGCCGACACGGCGTTCGAAAGGAAGACAAAAAATACCGAAGCCTGCGGAGGCTCCCCCACGAACGGGTGACAAGCGAGAAACCGTAAAAATCATCGTGAGCTAA
- the pyrE gene encoding orotate phosphoribosyltransferase: MSSLNRSEQVASYLLKIGAVALRPQEPFTWTSGIKSPIYCDNRLTMAYPEVRNYIADAFAQLIKSQYPDAEVIAGTATAGIPHAAWVADKLNLPMAYIRDKAKGHGKQNQIEGLIKPGQKVVVIEDLISTGGSSIKAAQAVQEAGAEVLAVLAIFSYELDRAVDAFAAAEMPLQSLSNYSTLIDVALAQGKIESTDVELLKSWRKDPSSFGV; this comes from the coding sequence ATGAGCTCATTAAATAGAAGTGAACAAGTAGCAAGTTATCTGCTTAAGATTGGAGCGGTAGCATTACGTCCACAGGAGCCATTTACATGGACCTCTGGCATCAAATCGCCGATCTATTGCGATAACCGTCTGACTATGGCTTACCCAGAGGTTCGTAACTATATTGCAGATGCCTTCGCTCAGCTTATTAAAAGCCAGTATCCAGACGCTGAAGTGATCGCGGGTACAGCAACCGCAGGTATTCCTCACGCGGCTTGGGTAGCAGATAAACTTAATCTACCAATGGCGTATATCCGTGATAAAGCTAAAGGCCACGGTAAGCAGAATCAAATTGAAGGTCTGATTAAACCAGGGCAAAAGGTTGTCGTTATTGAAGATTTGATCTCCACTGGCGGAAGTTCCATTAAAGCGGCTCAGGCCGTGCAAGAAGCAGGCGCAGAAGTACTGGCTGTACTCGCAATCTTCAGCTACGAGCTGGATCGTGCAGTGGATGCTTTTGCTGCAGCTGAAATGCCATTACAAAGTTTGTCCAACTACAGCACATTGATTGATGTGGCTCTTGCACAAGGCAAAATTGAATCGACGGACGTAGAATTACTGAAGTCTTGGAGAAAAGATCCGTCATCATTTGGTGTATAA
- the pyrF gene encoding orotidine-5'-phosphate decarboxylase — MGYGEVEWKEMANRLMIALDYPDVTGARALIDKLEGIPCYMKVGMQLFYAAGPEFIQELKSRGYSVFVDVKMHDIPNTVKGSAQSLTNLGADMFNVHAAGGSAMMAAARIGAASAVSANAALKMPLIIAVTQLTSTSQEVMNNEIGIAGDVADTVVRYAKLAAHAGLDGVVASPQESAAIAEACGPAFCTVTPGIRPAGASLDDQSRVMTPGKAIRQGSHYLVVGRPITASPDPRQAAINIIEEMIQA, encoded by the coding sequence ATGGGATATGGAGAAGTAGAGTGGAAAGAAATGGCGAATCGTCTGATGATCGCCTTGGATTATCCTGATGTTACTGGGGCAAGAGCCTTGATTGATAAGCTGGAAGGAATTCCTTGCTATATGAAGGTAGGCATGCAGTTGTTCTATGCGGCAGGACCGGAATTTATTCAAGAGCTGAAATCTCGTGGCTATTCTGTGTTTGTTGATGTAAAGATGCATGATATCCCTAACACGGTAAAAGGTAGCGCTCAAAGTCTGACTAATCTTGGCGCTGATATGTTTAACGTACACGCGGCAGGGGGCTCAGCTATGATGGCTGCAGCACGCATTGGTGCGGCTTCAGCAGTTAGTGCTAATGCAGCCCTTAAGATGCCTTTGATTATTGCAGTTACCCAGCTAACCAGTACGAGTCAAGAAGTGATGAATAATGAAATTGGAATCGCAGGTGATGTAGCGGATACTGTGGTAAGATACGCCAAGCTGGCAGCACATGCAGGTCTAGATGGTGTAGTGGCTTCGCCGCAAGAGTCCGCAGCTATCGCAGAAGCTTGTGGGCCAGCATTTTGCACGGTTACACCGGGTATCCGGCCAGCAGGTGCTTCCTTGGACGACCAGTCCCGGGTTATGACGCCTGGAAAAGCCATTCGTCAGGGTAGTCACTACCTTGTTGTGGGACGGCCGATTACAGCTTCACCAGATCCACGTCAGGCAGCAATAAATATTATTGAGGAGATGATCCAAGCATGA
- the carB gene encoding carbamoyl-phosphate synthase large subunit, translating to MPKNDKLKKILVIGSGPIVIGQAAEFDYAGTQACQALKEEGVEVVLINSNPATIMTDTNIADKVYIEPITLEFVTAIIRQERPDGLLPTLGGQTGLNMAVELARAGVLEQENVKLLGTQLDSIEKAEDRDLFRDLMRELDQPVPDSSIITTVDEAMKFAEEIGFPLIVRPAYTLGGTGGGICDNEEELRETVKAGIRYSPIGQCLVEKSIAGMKEVEYEVMRDANDNCIVVCNMENFDPVGVHTGDSIVVAPSQTLSDREYQMLRTASLKIIRALNIEGGCNVQFALDPQSYQYYVIEVNPRVSRSSALASKATGYPIAKMAAKIAMGYTLDEIVNPVTGQTYACFEPTLDYIVSKIPRWPFDKFIHANRKLGTQMKATGEVMAIGRTFEESIHKAIRSLEIGVHRFRLPGAETLEESVLRERLAKPDDERLFLIAEAFRRGYGLQEIQDITNVDWWFLSKIEGLINFEDVIRGEETLSAETLYQAKRKGFTDRAIAEIRAEGQADGKYTKEADVRALRLEQGLTPVFKMVDTCAAEFEASTPYYYSTYETENEVIHSDKQKVIVLGSGPIRIGQGIEFDYSTVHAVWAIQKAGYEAVIINNNPETVSTDFNTSDRLYFEPLFFEDVMNVIAQENPIGVIVQFGGQTAINLAAPLSAAGVKILGTSLDSIDEAENRKKFEALLARLDIAQPKGKTVTDVNQAVETAQSLGYPVLVRPSYVLGGRAMEIVYNDTELLSYMVEAVKVNPEHPVLIDRYMLGKEVEVDAICDGETVVIPGIMEHVERAGVHSGDSIAVYPPQYLDEGLKAKIAEITIKIAKELKTIGLVNIQFVIYQNEVYVIEVNPRSSRTVPFLSKVTGIPMAHLATKIILGSKLKDDGYTEGLWPESDYVSVKVPVFSFAKLRRVEPTLGPEMKSTGEVMGRDKLYAKALYKGLIGAGMKIPATGAIIVTVADKDKAEAVELMKGFHSMGYKIIATGGTAQALEEAGLNVMNVNKLDEGAPNILDLIRGGQANFVFNTLTKGKTPERDGFRIRREAVENGVVCMTSLDTVTALLRMLQTINFSSQSMPAFVGQLN from the coding sequence ATGCCAAAGAACGATAAGCTTAAAAAAATTCTAGTGATCGGTTCCGGACCGATCGTCATTGGTCAAGCAGCGGAGTTTGACTACGCAGGAACTCAGGCTTGCCAAGCCCTTAAAGAAGAAGGCGTGGAAGTCGTACTGATTAACAGTAACCCAGCAACGATTATGACAGATACCAATATTGCAGATAAAGTATACATCGAGCCTATTACGCTTGAATTCGTGACTGCTATTATTCGCCAGGAGCGTCCAGATGGATTGCTCCCAACACTGGGCGGTCAGACCGGCCTCAATATGGCTGTAGAATTGGCTCGTGCAGGTGTACTTGAGCAAGAGAATGTTAAGCTTCTCGGTACACAGCTTGATTCCATCGAGAAAGCAGAAGATCGCGATTTGTTCCGTGATCTAATGCGTGAATTGGATCAACCTGTACCTGATAGCAGTATTATCACCACTGTAGATGAAGCAATGAAATTCGCTGAGGAAATTGGTTTCCCTCTGATTGTACGTCCAGCCTATACACTTGGCGGTACAGGCGGCGGGATCTGCGACAACGAAGAAGAACTGCGTGAAACAGTCAAAGCAGGTATTCGTTATAGCCCAATCGGACAATGTCTGGTTGAAAAGAGTATTGCCGGCATGAAGGAAGTTGAATACGAGGTTATGCGTGATGCCAATGACAACTGTATCGTTGTCTGCAACATGGAAAACTTTGATCCTGTAGGCGTACATACAGGTGACAGTATTGTTGTAGCACCTAGCCAGACGTTGTCAGATCGCGAATATCAAATGCTGCGTACTGCTTCGCTCAAAATCATTCGCGCCCTGAATATTGAGGGTGGATGTAACGTACAGTTCGCACTTGATCCACAAAGTTATCAATACTATGTAATCGAAGTAAACCCGCGTGTTAGCCGTTCCTCGGCTTTGGCTTCCAAAGCAACTGGATATCCAATTGCCAAAATGGCTGCCAAAATCGCGATGGGTTACACGCTGGATGAAATCGTCAATCCGGTTACCGGACAGACCTATGCATGCTTCGAACCTACACTTGACTATATTGTAAGTAAAATTCCACGCTGGCCGTTCGACAAGTTCATTCATGCGAACCGTAAGCTTGGTACGCAGATGAAAGCGACAGGCGAAGTGATGGCAATCGGCCGTACTTTTGAAGAGTCGATTCATAAAGCGATTCGTTCCTTGGAAATCGGTGTTCATCGTTTCCGTCTGCCAGGTGCTGAGACACTGGAAGAGAGCGTGTTGCGTGAACGTCTTGCGAAGCCTGACGATGAGCGTCTGTTCCTGATAGCTGAAGCTTTCCGTCGTGGTTACGGTTTGCAAGAGATCCAGGATATCACGAACGTGGACTGGTGGTTCCTCTCCAAAATTGAAGGTTTGATTAACTTTGAAGATGTTATTCGCGGCGAAGAAACTTTGTCTGCGGAAACTCTATATCAAGCGAAACGCAAAGGCTTTACAGACCGTGCAATTGCTGAAATTCGTGCAGAAGGACAAGCGGACGGCAAATATACCAAAGAAGCTGATGTGCGCGCGCTACGTTTGGAGCAAGGATTAACGCCTGTGTTCAAAATGGTAGATACCTGTGCAGCTGAGTTCGAAGCTTCTACACCTTACTACTACTCTACTTATGAGACTGAGAATGAGGTCATTCATTCTGATAAGCAAAAGGTTATCGTGCTGGGATCTGGTCCAATCCGGATCGGTCAAGGGATTGAGTTCGATTACTCCACAGTGCATGCGGTATGGGCTATTCAGAAGGCTGGATATGAAGCGGTTATCATTAACAATAACCCAGAGACTGTGTCTACAGACTTCAATACTTCTGATCGGTTGTATTTTGAACCCCTATTCTTCGAAGATGTCATGAACGTAATTGCGCAAGAGAATCCGATTGGGGTTATCGTTCAATTCGGTGGTCAGACAGCGATCAACCTTGCGGCACCACTAAGTGCTGCTGGTGTGAAGATTCTCGGAACTAGCCTTGACAGCATTGATGAAGCTGAGAACCGTAAGAAATTCGAAGCTTTGCTGGCACGTCTTGATATCGCTCAACCGAAAGGTAAGACGGTTACAGACGTGAACCAAGCCGTAGAAACTGCACAATCCCTTGGATATCCGGTACTGGTTCGTCCTTCCTACGTACTAGGCGGACGTGCAATGGAAATTGTATATAACGATACGGAACTGCTCAGCTACATGGTAGAAGCGGTAAAAGTGAATCCAGAGCATCCGGTATTGATTGACCGTTACATGCTGGGTAAAGAGGTTGAGGTAGACGCGATTTGTGATGGTGAGACAGTAGTTATTCCGGGCATTATGGAACATGTCGAGCGCGCAGGTGTTCACTCCGGTGACTCCATCGCTGTATATCCTCCGCAATATCTGGATGAAGGACTGAAAGCGAAAATCGCTGAAATCACTATCAAGATTGCCAAGGAACTGAAGACAATTGGACTGGTAAACATCCAGTTTGTTATCTACCAGAATGAAGTATACGTAATCGAAGTAAATCCACGCTCCTCGCGTACGGTTCCTTTCCTGAGCAAGGTGACAGGAATTCCAATGGCGCATTTGGCAACCAAAATCATTCTTGGCAGCAAACTGAAGGATGACGGTTATACAGAAGGTTTGTGGCCAGAAAGCGATTATGTTTCGGTTAAAGTGCCAGTGTTCTCTTTTGCCAAACTGCGCAGAGTAGAACCTACACTCGGACCTGAAATGAAATCGACCGGTGAAGTTATGGGCCGTGATAAATTGTACGCAAAAGCTTTATACAAAGGTCTGATCGGAGCAGGGATGAAAATTCCAGCTACAGGCGCTATCATCGTTACGGTGGCAGATAAAGATAAAGCAGAAGCTGTAGAACTTATGAAAGGCTTCCACTCCATGGGTTACAAAATCATTGCTACTGGAGGCACGGCACAAGCGCTTGAAGAAGCAGGCCTCAACGTAATGAATGTAAACAAGCTGGATGAAGGTGCGCCAAACATTCTCGACTTGATTCGTGGTGGGCAAGCTAACTTCGTCTTTAATACACTGACTAAAGGTAAAACGCCAGAACGTGACGGATTCCGTATCCGCCGTGAAGCGGTTGAGAATGGCGTCGTATGTATGACTTCACTTGATACAGTGACGGCTTTGCTCAGAATGCTGCAGACGATCAACTTCTCGTCACAGTCCATGCCTGCTTTTGTCGGACAATTGAACTAA